CCCTACATCAAAGTAGTTCAACTTATCCAGGGCGACGCGATGCAACGGCAGTATGCGGATGCGTTGCCTAGTTTGTTGGAAGAGATCCGGACACGAACTACCCTGAACGTGGATCCTTTCCCCATCTATATTGATTCGTTCGAGGATGAGATCATTTTTAAGCATCCGGTTCTGTATGTGAATTTTGCCGACCGGACTGATTGGGTCTTAAGTGCCGGCGAAGTAAAAAACCTCAAAGCGTTTATCGAGCGCGGCGGATTTTTATTTCTTGATGCAGGTATTAACGCTTCGTTTTTACGTGGGAACTCGCGCTATGGTCAGATGCATAGTTTCGCTGACTGGGAAGTTTCCCCGGAGGTCGATGTTGCTTTGAAACAAGTGTTTCCGGATAAACGTTTTGAACCGCTTCCTCGCAGTGACGCCTTTTTCAAGTCTTATTACGCAGGATTGCCCGATGCTTCAGCGCTTCCGGAAGCGATCCGTGAGTTCATAATAAACGAGAAGTGGCCGCAGGGAACCTATTCTTCAATGGTCCTAAAACACGACGACCGGGTCGCGGTCATGGCCATGCCCATCATGGCCATGGGTTGGGGGAAATCCGAATTTGGGCAATGGACCACACGCATTGGATTCCGCGTTCGGGAAGGCGCGGAAGGTTTATCCGAACGACTCAGCGAAGCGGCCTATGGCGGAGAAAGCTATGAGACAACGCGTGAGGATGGACTCTCCGATGTTATTTACTGCGAAACTCCCGGTACTCCAGCCTGGGTCGAAGAACCTGACGGTGACTGGCGTGTGTTCCGCTATTACCACAGCCAGGAAATCAGTGACTATGCCCACACCTTTTACACCCGGCTCGGTGTGAATATGTTTGTGTATATTTTCAGTCAGTAGCTGGGAAAACCATTCCTGCAACCTGGATTGCCCAGCACCGGCTTAACGAAGAGTGAATTCTCACGGAAAATCCGGCTATTCCTCCTGTTCCCTGACCAAAGATAGCGGAAGGCTTTCCTCCTCGTTCAATTCGGACAACTCGTTTTTCCCTTTATAGCGGTACTCGAAAAGGTCTTTTCTCCGATCCAACCGCTGCCTGACGCTTCCCGAGGCCCGGGAGCGATACAGGTCATTAATATCCAGATCTGTCACCAGTAGCATTTCGACATTACTGTCGGCCTCGGCTTGAATGCCATCCCGTGCGAATTCGAAATCATTGGGCGTAAACACTCCGGCACGACCGTAGTGAATATCCATGGCTGCTACACTGGGGAGGTTTCCAATCACCCCCGCAGTAACGACAAAAACCTGGTTTTCCACGGCGCGTGCCTGGGAGCATATGCGTACCCGTTGATAGCCTGGCCGGTCATCCGTGCAGAAGGGCACAAAAATAATCTCTGCCCCTTGGTCCGCCAGGTAACGAGCCGCTTCGGGAAATTCGCTATCGTAACAAATGAGGACACCTACCCTAGCTTTGGGTGTATTGATTACGTGAAGGG
The sequence above is a segment of the Verrucomicrobiota bacterium genome. Coding sequences within it:
- a CDS encoding DUF4159 domain-containing protein, whose protein sequence is MRVINRVIFLACLCFLGQPLFSVVEIGDEKAEQALPPKEVPYIKVVQLIQGDAMQRQYADALPSLLEEIRTRTTLNVDPFPIYIDSFEDEIIFKHPVLYVNFADRTDWVLSAGEVKNLKAFIERGGFLFLDAGINASFLRGNSRYGQMHSFADWEVSPEVDVALKQVFPDKRFEPLPRSDAFFKSYYAGLPDASALPEAIREFIINEKWPQGTYSSMVLKHDDRVAVMAMPIMAMGWGKSEFGQWTTRIGFRVREGAEGLSERLSEAAYGGESYETTREDGLSDVIYCETPGTPAWVEEPDGDWRVFRYYHSQEISDYAHTFYTRLGVNMFVYIFSQ
- a CDS encoding carbon-nitrogen hydrolase family protein, with amino-acid sequence MQYQVRKVNEFSDFEAQVEYFVETAHDYRADFVVFPELFSVQLLSQDKLKNLPALDGIERLADLEEEFMSLMSRMATEYGLHIVAGSHPMRRGNSIYNVCPVFSPDGSFVLQPKLHITPGEVKYWGITGGDTLHVINTPKARVGVLICYDSEFPEAARYLADQGAEIIFVPFCTDDRPGYQRVRICSQARAVENQVFVVTAGVIGNLPSVAAMDIHYGRAGVFTPNDFEFARDGIQAEADSNVEMLLVTDLDINDLYRSRASGSVRQRLDRRKDLFEYRYKGKNELSELNEEESLPLSLVREQEE